The stretch of DNA TTCTTCATCTCCATTTCCTGTTTCCAGGTCTCTTCGGCCTTCTCGTTCGTTTTATCGTCGCCTTTCTCGGAGGATTCTGTCGTTTTCTTCGTGTGATTTTTCAAAGACTTACTCAACGCTATCACCTGCCGCTTCAGCGCGATGATTCGTCGATTTTTCGCGTCCGGATTATAATTCTTGTACGTTTTCGTCTGCGTTTCGACGTTTTTGCTCGTTCTGTCGTTCTTTACGTTCTCACAGCATTTCAGTTGCTGTTCTAGCTGGACAATACGTTGATTCTTTTCCTCTACTTCTTTCTTCCAGGATTCATTGATACTTGTGTTATTTAACAAGTCTTTACACCTGTCGTAATCCATCTGGAGGCTCTCTATTTTCTTCTCTAGTTCAGATATAGTCCAATTTTTCGTCTCTAGTGCTTCTTGCCAGGAGGAGGACTCGTCCTTGTTATCCTGGGACTAGCGTGCAATATGTGTGCCAAAGCGACATTTGTTGGCAAAATGGCAAAATGACGAAATGTACAAGatggaaaataaagaataaggaAACACATAAGAGGAAACAGAGGAAAGTAAATGCTTGTTTTAATTCAAGcttttgtgtgtatgtatgtggcatgtgtgtgtgtgtgtgtgtgtgtgtgcatcgATCGGTACGAAGGATGCAGAAGTATGCGTCTTCAAACGATTTCATGAtaaatcttcaattttcattATCAATCTGTTTAGTTTGCGAGtctcgatattttaattattatccattgttattcttcttttttttgttggttttttttctttctcttcgcgTCTGCCGTTTGCCATCTGAtcttcttttcctctctttctctctcgctctttctctcgcataTTTAaactcatatttatatttatatttacgtgtgtgcatacatatatacacctacatacgtatattttttcgCGGCCGTGTAGGTAATAGTATTTGTATATACAGATAAATACGCGTGTGTCTGTATTTCTTGTGTGTacgcatatgtatgtatatatatatattatatatatatacttcggTCTTTcttcgatataataataataattaattaacgttatTGTTGCCGTTGTCGTCTTCTCTCGCGTCGTctcgttaatatttatatttataatttatcctctgtgtatatttatacctgtatttatatttatatctttaatatttatatttatatttatatttatatgtcaagttattgttgtattattatcgttattatcCTTTcgctataattattaaatacgttAACAATGGTCGCAGcattttacgtaaaataattatatgtctcGACGTGGGTTTTGTCCATCAGCGGATCTACGTCGATCCTTCGTTTAAGTCTCTCGTATATCTATACTCGTATAGTCTTGcttaataatatgcaaattgtACTAAAAAGAACGGAGAAGAGGCGTCTCCAACAAAAATCGACCTTAGAACAAGCTTTTTAGGAAACCGGCGGGTCCCGCCTGTTTGCAATGTTTCAAAGACGCaatgtatttttgttttgttgtTTATCGTGTTGTTAACATTGAAGGAAAGCCGAATGGAAATACGCAACGATGTGCATACATAAAGCGTGTGCGATTGTCGTGTATGCATCCGAAAGCAGCATGGAAAATATCAGAATTAATTAGTAGATTAATATGTAGAAGAAggaaatatgttaatatataaattaattaatttatgtttttttaacacatatattatttaataaataaatataaagtatatactgACCTCTTGCTGTGCAGTTGTAGCTTGTTTTAACTTGGCTTGTGCGGTTTTGAGTGCACTGCAAGAAGAAATTAAGAGCATTAATGTgagacattaaattattttcttttcttttcagctataatatcaattaaattaataaaaaattcaaatgcgTATCTCTTAAAAGCATATTGTACATTAAacgtaaacatattttaatgaaaaggaTCAtgaaattatgcattttaaaatacgatttatatttgcaatatattgatatgtttaaaaaagtaaaatattagtataaataaaaaataattatcggaATGTATTTGTGTTTCACATTATCATATTTCAGATGATACTCACTCTTGAAGTTCTCTGATCTGTTTCTCTTTGGAGTTTTGTTCCTCCTGAGTCATCTGCACGAGCTGCAGTAGCCTTTCGGTTTCGGCCGAGCTTCTGCTCGATTCTTCCTTTGCCTTTTCCAACTCCCTCTCGGCAGCTTCGAGTGTCTTTTGCATTTCCGCTAATCTCTTGTCTGGCGCTCCACCACTCTGTATATGTCAAAGCAAATTTATTGTTAGGCAGAAATtatgtaagaataaaataaattataagaaaattcataaaaagtttaattaaattttacattaaatctatattattatagtataattttatacacacatatatatatatatatatatatatatatatatatatatattaaaaatttattttcaaatatttatattaacactTGAATTCTACATTTGCTcaaatctgaaaatatttcgactttaattttattctaaaattattcaaaataatataaattattaaaatagctATATGTATAACTATGTAGAATTAGTACGTTTTTGACAATCAAAATGCAATCACCTTCTGTAATTGCTGCTCCAGTTGGTCCATTCTcgcttttctcttctttagATCCTGGTCGAGACTTTGGAGCATCCTCTCCTTCTCCTCTGTTGTTCTAGCTTTCTGATCTATGGTCTTCGCCCGTTCCTCTGTCTGTCTTCTCTGTTCTTCCAAATGTCGTCTTTGTTCCTCCAGCTGCTTCCTCTCCTGCATAGTATCGACGCCAGCTTTCGCGGCGCCAGCTTGGAGTTTCTTGTTCGCCTCGTGCAAGTCCACCTGCATTTACGAACAAGTAGATATAGTATACTCCTCGCACTTTTGTCGCATGcacgtttttattattttttttttttgttaattagcAGAAAATCAATTgcgagataaagagagaaagagaagcttATGTGTGCCGTaagaataatgataatgacCATTCCAAAATGCAAAATCGACGACCGTCTACTTGCGCTTTGGCTCAATGTGCTTTcctataaatatttcgttctgtgtaaattttaatttccaaagtGCAATTAGACCGCAAAAGGCTATACGGCTACCCTCGATTTTCTCCTTTtcacagaataaaaattaatcgatactttaatttctttcaaataatttgtatttctgATTGTTGTAAAGATATTAGAAAAGAGAGtagatttttgaaaatcgAGAATATTGCGTTCTGCCGGTCAAATGATCGACGTGACAAAATTATGAATGCATGATAggtgaattataataataataataataacaacaacaataataataataataataataaaacgaatcAAACGCGACATTACACAGAGACTCTTCCATATCTAATGATTACAGCAATGTATATACGTACAGAGAGATATATCATGATAAAAAACGTggcgaatataaaataacgtatACATCTACGaagagatatatttacatgagCAAGAATGCTCAAAGTGTGCACCAATCAGAGAGAGGAGGATACCGTtcactttaaaattaatttactgtaAAATATCTGACATCATTACATCaatgtttacataaaaaatatgtatatataaaaatttaagaatttgaCAAAAAGAATTCAAAAATGAAGCGATATTTTCCCATTTCATCGATGCAGTGCATGCTATTcaacataaaagtattaacgATTACTTTTTTGCTGTCATATTTAATACTTGACATAAACGCAGCAgtaataatatgattaaatatagtaataataaatatagtaatatataataattgaaaaagcgAGCGGGTAATAATCAGTACTTAGTTTTTCCATTCAATCTTATCAATTTCTTTCCATATATATCTCTATCAtctatttttccatttttttcacgCGCTCACTTTCTGCaatgtataacaataattacagTGCCGATTGCGGGCAACCAAAAATACAAccataacaataataatagttaataataataatcataataataataatatattaatataataccgAGACAATAACGATAACAATGACGTAACAAcaaagagaataatataatcataacaaTGAAAAGTTTGAACGTATTTCGATAGCAATGAGCGACAAATAGCGGTGCTTGAAGAAAGGAATAATCTTTTTGTCGAGAAGAGAGGAAttaagaaaggaaaaaaattgtcacTGGAACAAGGATTGGAATAAAGATTGACGAAAACTCCTTAGCGAAGGGACGTTGCGCTGTGCTGCGACATCGTTGTCAATAATGTAAGATAAAAGAGATGTGCACGCGTGAGTAGTGCATAGCGTATCCGGTTGCTTCTCACACATACGTATGAATTACgcatatatttacacacatatatatatatatctgtttgtatatatacatattttttaaatatatttgtttttgtcaACGTGTATGAAAGTCCATCAGGCGTGTCTGTCTTcagagaagaagaggaagaagaaaacaaagagacgttttttcttttcgctcTTTCGACGAAACGATTGACTCGATTGCatcggaataattttttttttttttttttttttttacagaatgcAGACAGAATGCGCGGGATAATAGTTATGATGGTTGAGGTACTGATGGACATGGTGATGGTGCTTATGGTGATAATGTGGATGACGAGTGATGTGGACTATCATCAGCAGCGCGAGCGAGCGCGGCGTGAGATCGGCACCGCTGCGGCCGCTAACCTGATTCTTCTCCAGTTCCTGACACAGCATCTCGAGCTGCGCCTGGAACCGCTCACGTTCCACTGTCGCCTGCTTAATCTCCTCGCGCGAACGTTCCAGCTCCTTCTTCAGCCTGGTAATCTCCTGGCCGTTCTGTTGCGAaggctgctgctgctgttgcatGGTGACCTGCATCTGTTGGATCTGTTGCTGATGCGCGTGCAGCTGCCGCTCCGTCGTCTGTATCCGCTTCTGCAACTCGCCAGCCTCGCGCTCAGCCGTGTCCGCTCGCTGCCGTTCCGTCTCGCAAAGTTTCCGCCACTGTTCAAGCTGGGCCACGTCGGACTGCGCCGTCTCGGCACCGCGTGACGACAATTGCTTCTGCAGCTCCTGTACTCGCTTCTCCGCCTGTTCGGCACGTTGTCGTTCCTTCTGCTGCGCCTGCTGAACGCTCTGCACTTGTTGTTGCAGTCGCTGTACCTCGCGCATCTGCGCATCGAGCGCTTCCTTGGCGGCGCGATCGGGCGTCTGCGCGTGGGCCCGCTGCTGAAGACGACGGGCCTCCTCGCGCTGACGCTCGAGCTCGGCCTCGTTCGCGCTCAACTCCTGCTGGAAATTCACCAACATCTCCTGCGACTTTTCTAGCTGTATCACCAACTGATCGCGCTCAACCTGCAACTGCTTCGCATCCGCTTCTAGCTTCTCCTTCATCTTCTCCGAGTGCTTCTCCCGGTTCTCCAGGATTGCTGCCATCTTGTCGCGTTCGCGCTGCGCCAACTGCAGTTCGTACTGTGTTCGGGCGAGCTCTTCGTTTCCGGCAagctgctgctgttgttgttgctgctgctgctgctgttgcacGCGACGTAACTCTTGGCGTAACGCCTCGCGTTCTTCCCGTAGTAGCTGAACGTCTGCAGCGAGACGTTCGAGCTCCTTCTTCGTAGCTTCGGCAGCTTCCTGATACTTGGTGGTCTGTAAATGCGCCTTCTCAAGTTCCTTCGCCAGTCTACCGGCCTCTAGCTCGACTTGATCGCGCGCCACAATAGCCTTGTCCAAGCTGGCGCGTAGACGCTCCACCTCGATGCTCGCGCTCTCCGATCTTGTCTTACCCTCGGTCTGCATCAGCCGCTCCAGCCGTATGATCTCAACGCGCAGTTTCTCGTTGTCCGCTTCGAGTGCTTCCGCCCGCGATTTGATCTTATCGTGCCGGTCACGAATCTTTTCCGCTTCGATCCTTGCGCGTTCAATCTCCGAACGATTACGCTCTTGCTGTGCCGAAGCCTTGCCGGTTTCGTCGCGCGCCCGCTCGAGTTGAAGCTGCGCCTCGTGCAGCTTCGCCTCGAGCTCGGCGTTGCTCGACTGTGTCCTCTTCAACTCGGCCTCGCGGCCGTCTAGTCGCTCGCGCAGCTTGTCCACCTCCTGCTGTAGCCTACTACCTTCGCTCTGCCATTTTTCCTGCTCGTACTGGTATTTACCTCGCACGCCTTCCGCACGCTCCAGATCGGCGCGCAGCCTCGAGGCGTCCTGTTCGGCCTTCCGTGCGCGCTCGAGCTCCGCCAGCGCCTTCTCCAGACGGTCACGTAGCCGCTCCACCTCCAGCTTCGCCCACTCGTGCTCTTCCTTCTGTCGCTCCTGGCTCTCCTGGTATTTGCCGAAACGGGTCGCGTACCTCTCGCACTCCTCACGAGCGCTCTCCGATTCGGCGCGCAGTCGTTCCGCCTCGCTCTGCGCTTTTCTCACCTCGGCCTGCTGACGATCGTGCTTCTCGTACATCTTCTCGATCTCTAGCTGCATACGCGCGAGCTCCTCCTGCGTCTTCTCCGTGGCCGCCTGCGCCTTGTTCAGCTGCGAATGCGCGCGCTCCAGCTCGAAGCTGATGCGCTCGTTGTCAGCCACCACCTTCTCCCGCTCGTTCTGCAAACGTCGCAGCTCGATCTGCGACTTCTCGTAACGCTCGCGTACCATCTCCAGATCGACGCTAAGTCGATCGATGCTCTCCTTCGACTTCTCCTCGTGCTCCTTGGTACGGCCGAGTTGCAGCGCCGCGCGGTCGTACATCTCCTGCACCCGGGCCAGTTCCTCCTGGGCTTTGCGCGCCTCCTCGCGCGACTTGGCCGCCAGCATCTGCTGCTTCTCCGCCTCCAGCTCCAGCCGGTCCTTGTCCGCCTCCATCACGTCGATGCGGTTCTGCAGACGGTACACCTCGCTCTGCCCCCTGCCACATCGCCGTGAGATATTTAGCCTCGGAATATCCTCTGCCTTTTTCGCTACGATCTACCTAATTTTCTACATTTGCGAAAATTCTGTCAGTgatgcataaaattaaaaggtgTGCATAAAAGttattggaatatttttttttttttttttttaatatttcttttttttggtatgataataatattaaatcaaataaattaaaatatcgctACGTTTACTGAACCTAACGCTCGTTGGGATACACTCAAAGCGATTGAGTCTTTCCGATGCAGATATCTGCTAGACGTATTACCTATCGTATTTCTCCAGCATCTTCTCGAATTCCTTCGCAGTGTTCTCCCGTTCTTCgtgaattttattcaaagaataTTGAGCTTTCTCTAGTTTCTCCTTTAAGATCTGAATTTCTGTTAAAGCGTCATCTCGTTCCAACTGTTTCACCGCAATTCCGAGAAAAAaccgaaaaagaaattattaattttatttttttctttcattctaatatttttggcaaaataatattatacctaCATTAGTCCATAAAACGAAGCATGCTTtattatgtgatatataaacatatatatatatatatatatatatatatacatatacctatatacatatatatacatatatacatatacatacatacatatgtatatataaatgtatgtatgtgttttttaaggtatatattgtaaataagaaagctaagaaatgtaaaaagataatGAGTATTATggcaagaaattaattattctcacCGTCAATTTCTGATGAGTGTTGTGCGCCTTCTCCCATCTCTCCTTCACCAAGTCGAGTTCCGACAGTACGTTCTCCTTCTCGCGTTGCATCTTGCCAAGTTGATTCTGCTGCAGTTCTATCCTCTCGTGCATCTTCTCCATCTCCTCCTGGAAGCTGTCCCTCTCTTTCTGCAGCCGTTGCATTATGACCTGAAGATACATGACacgaatgaaataattattgacgatcgatttataaatgtaaatcttatgattaattatatttttgtcttattataCTCACTTGAGCTTTCTCGTATTTGTCCTGTAGTCGATCAACCTCGAGTTGAATCGCCTCTCGCTCTTTCTGCATCCTCGTCGACTGTCCTAATGCCTTATCGAGCTGGCTCTGTAGATTCTCAAAGTCGTAattctgtttctctctctccattTGCAtctgcaataattattgcgtcgtatatgtaattaaatcaataaataaaaaaaatatatatgtacatagattaataaaagtgttaaaagcttttttatatacggaggattaaagttgaaataaaataataaattatttattcgaaactCACTCTACGAACTTCCGTCTGCGTTTTATCGAGCTTCTCCTGCAACTTGTCAACCTCGCTCTGCGTTTTATCTAAAAGATTCTGTAATTTGTCCTGCTGAAGTTGTGCCTTGCCGAGAGTAGCCTGGGTACGTTCGAGCTCCTCCTGTGATTTTTCGAGCTCGCCGATCGCCTTGTCTCTCTCGGCGTGAAGACGAGCCACGGACGCCTGTGCTCGATCGTATTCTTCCCTAAGACTCTCCTGTTCTCCTTGAGCATTTTCCAGCCTGGCCTTGAGCCTGTACACCTCGCCTTGACTTTTCTCCACCTTaaacaatgaaaaagaaaaatttgttgatGTTCTTCGCCTCGCACAATCCAATCGATTTAATTCGatcgatattaaaaaagtctTCGAGTAAATTTAAACGCTTTTCCGCGAGTTAAGTATCACacgtattaaatattcaatactctgaaaaattttgtaatttattcaagaatttttaatgtatgtaccaaaaataatataacaagaaagaaaattgaatttattttatgtaaatttaaattaaatttatgcgtACTTTTAACATTGTTGACAAATGATTTCTTCACGTgctcttaatttaaatagcgGTAGAGAGTTccttaattacaaagaaattatttgtagCGCGAGACAGACTTCCACTTTTAGAAAGAATTTATGTTATCCATTCTTGTGACACTTTTTATTCCCCGTCATTAACTGGTGCCTTTACGCGCAAGAATTGCGCGGTAAACTCAACGGCAAGCCGAGCAAAATGTGAATTTAAGTACACTGTTTAACCGTGTTCCTTCCATGTTCCGAGAGGGTGATATGGTAATGCGCGCAAGCAATTTTCCAGTCACTTAAGCGGCGGAATCGTTACTCTGCTGCCGGTTGCAGGACGGAGGCGTGATTGGAAATTGGATCCTATTGGAAGGATAAAGATAGTGCAGCGGGGAAAAGGATGAACGGGaatgaagaagaaagagatcaAGGAGGGAAGGAacaataggaaaaaaatttaataggtGTTAAGGAATGTTTGAATTAATTCGCGATTAAAATCGACAATAAATACGTGACCGTTACGGACTAGGTCTTCGAGGAAAGTGCTCGACGAAATGGAACTGCTGAGTCGTGGTCCAAAGTGGACCTTTAGTCATCCATTAATAGATCACCGTGTGACTCCAGCAAAGTAGTTCAGGTTACTTTTGTGCCGATCAATCGATAAGCGCTATAATTGGCGTATAAATGGCGCGTTCTCCGCCAGAGAGATGCCAGAAATCGAGAATATTTCAGGCTGTTGCGAGATAGAAATGCTCCGAAAGGGAGAACTTCGTCTCTTTCGCGATTTAGaacaagagatatttttatattcccaCAAATAACAATTTCCACTAGACCATAATATATGAGTTTATcttgataatatatgaattaatgaTGTAATAAGATTGTCTTGATGAAAaacacttttaataaattacgacAGATTAAACTTACTGTTAGCAGCCTTTGTAAAAAAGCtgcagtatttttaaaataattcaattttaatatatttattgacaatTGCAAGacacatttcttttatttaattttatttacttttttattaaaaatttatataatataaatataaataaagtataaatataaatataaacatttatataaattatatatatcaatagacataaattat from Anoplolepis gracilipes chromosome 16, ASM4749672v1, whole genome shotgun sequence encodes:
- the Brp gene encoding bruchpilot isoform X2, translated to MMSRDPYSSSGVVGPGGGTRSPRSGRRVGELPTVDRSPSRSYASGRGSPLGGRKQRGTRSGNNSPEHLGFGSYHHHQLGSPYYSRDEDLGSPVMLEERGRSMSTGGGGGGHHRSRSASRPAMSSSAGMVARYTSLDRASAGVLDHDREFVPIREPSRERSRDRGLYLEDELYGSRSARQSPNPHMLRDSGGYIGELQHQNNDLQRELGNLKKELELTNQKLGSSMHSIKTFWSPELKKERALRKEESTKYSLINEQLKLLNSENQKQSMMVRQLEEELRMRMRGPNVEIQQQMEVLYNENEHLTREIAILRDTIKELELRIETQKQTLQARDESIKKLLEMLQNKGMGKEEERIMFQQMQSMAQKQVEYSRMRQLHFAFQTQKSQHASRVLLDELRTEVQRRDQELLAMSAKMKTLEEQHQDYQRHIAVLKESLCAKEEHYNMLQADVEEMRQRLEEKNRMIEKKTQAAMQAQQERNRMNTELTEIKDHMDIKDRKINVLQRKIENLEDLLKEKDNQVDMARARLTAMQAHHCSSEGALSSLEEAIGDKEKQMAQLREQRDRAEQEKQEERELHERELAEYKMKIHTLESEVEKLGARLERAQAEKDRLEAKLESSQSELGKSKAELDKATSEVGRSGADWEAAKQRLARLELENERLRHDMERSQGYGRGTLNSSQEMERIQERADKSATELRRVQAELRVTQADNERARAEAATLQEKVEKSQGEVYRLKARLENAQGEQESLREEYDRAQASVARLHAERDKAIGELEKSQEELERTQATLGKAQLQQDKLQNLLDKTQSEVDKLQEKLDKTQTEVRRMQMEREKQNYDFENLQSQLDKALGQSTRMQKEREAIQLEVDRLQDKYEKAQVIMQRLQKERDSFQEEMEKMHERIELQQNQLGKMQREKENVLSELDLVKERWEKAHNTHQKLTLERDDALTEIQILKEKLEKAQYSLNKIHEERENTAKEFEKMLEKYDRGQSEVYRLQNRIDVMEADKDRLELEAEKQQMLAAKSREEARKAQEELARVQEMYDRAALQLGRTKEHEEKSKESIDRLSVDLEMVRERYEKSQIELRRLQNEREKVVADNERISFELERAHSQLNKAQAATEKTQEELARMQLEIEKMYEKHDRQQAEVRKAQSEAERLRAESESAREECERYATRFGKYQESQERQKEEHEWAKLEVERLRDRLEKALAELERARKAEQDASRLRADLERAEGVRGKYQYEQEKWQSEGSRLQQEVDKLRERLDGREAELKRTQSSNAELEAKLHEAQLQLERARDETGKASAQQERNRSEIERARIEAEKIRDRHDKIKSRAEALEADNEKLRVEIIRLERLMQTEGKTRSESASIEVERLRASLDKAIVARDQVELEAGRLAKELEKAHLQTTKYQEAAEATKKELERLAADVQLLREEREALRQELRRVQQQQQQQQQQQQLAGNEELARTQYELQLAQRERDKMAAILENREKHSEKMKEKLEADAKQLQVERDQLVIQLEKSQEMLVNFQQELSANEAELERQREEARRLQQRAHAQTPDRAAKEALDAQMREVQRLQQQVQSVQQAQQKERQRAEQAEKRVQELQKQLSSRGAETAQSDVAQLEQWRKLCETERQRADTAEREAGELQKRIQTTERQLHAHQQQIQQMQVTMQQQQQPSQQNGQEITRLKKELERSREEIKQATVERERFQAQLEMLCQELEKNQVDLHEANKKLQAGAAKAGVDTMQERKQLEEQRRHLEEQRRQTEERAKTIDQKARTTEEKERMLQSLDQDLKKRKARMDQLEQQLQKSGGAPDKRLAEMQKTLEAAERELEKAKEESSRSSAETERLLQLVQMTQEEQNSKEKQIRELQDALKTAQAKLKQATTAQQESQDNKDESSSWQEALETKNWTISELEKKIESLQMDYDRCKDLLNNTSINESWKKEVEEKNQRIVQLEQQLKCCENVKNDRTSKNVETQTKTYKNYNPDAKNRRIIALKRQVIALSKSLKNHTKKTTESSEKGDDKTNEKAEETWKQEMEMKNRRIVELEQEMALLENLLRENVDAQILHDLEKMMDGRSRRIEELEDAIKELEGFLKEDVKEMRDLRYQISLDKERIVALEKCIQKYSLTNVGIDKTRIIELEEMVTSLEDYVREHDVDGLKRKLQDRECRIDQLENQIIDLNKKLLRFKESQSIGDTSKKNNNRMTWELKKEEQIKDMRHVISKENKKIRECELQIIEQQDENLKMELREKEQKMKEMGYDILEKENKIQKYEQQIAEQQNKLLKMEKEMVELEKELYMIEDIDALKETIKIKNERVQELEMEVNSLETSLGERIDVAIEELIAVLKEKEEIEVRLKEDLTNKERKIEELDAALRQSIGITDETERKFKHEKKLRKEADQRITDLEKKIAVMHAASAMKCITCKPLLYKIFKSEEKLLQSNQEKTGQLQELHQTNGVFQINSGQQFDLDKREALKLALSEKDAHLALLEHSGIKTLTQADQAKKLKADKKVLLDRLREEDERSINLDFNLETIPQLIEKISDDNDNNNNNSFDDRPSKNNSPRPTTMNDSSPISTTTSCEHSYLIDQRTATFCRTKGSMVFDMKDREDKSQIHQQDAR
- the Brp gene encoding bruchpilot isoform X10 gives rise to the protein MMSRDPYSSSGVVGPGGGTRSPRSGRRVGELPTVDRSPSRSYASGRGSPLGGRKQRGTRSGNNSPEHLGFGSYHHHQLGSPYYSRDEDLGSPVMLEERGRSMSTGGGGGGHHRSRSASRPAMSSSAGMVARYTSLDRASAGVLDHDREFVPIREPSRERSRDRGLYLEDELYGSRSARQSPNPHMLRDSGGYIGELQHQNNDLQRELGNLKKELELTNQKLGSSMHSIKTFWSPELKKERALRKEESTKYSLINEQLKLLNSENQKQSMMVRQLEEELRMRMRGPNVEIQQQMEVLYNENEHLTREIAILRDTIKELELRIETQKQTLQARDESIKKLLEMLQNKGMESYRSVNLEPNSSPKSSSLLSAVLGKEEERIMFQQMQSMAQKQLDELRTEVQRRDQELLAMSAKMKTLEEQHQDYQRHIAVLKESLCAKEEHYNMLQADVEEMRQRLEEKNRMIEKKTQAAMQAQQERNRMNTELTEIKDHMDIKDRKINVLQRKIENLEDLLKEKDNQVDMARARLTAMQAHHCSSEGALSSLEEAIGDKEKQMAQLREQRDRAEQEKQEERELHERELAEYKMKIHTLESEVEKLGARLERAQAEKDRLEAKLESSQSELGKSKAELDKATSEVGRSGADWEAAKQRLARLELENERLRHDMERSQGYGRGTLNSSQEMERIQERADKSATELRRVQAELRVTQADNERARAEAATLQEKVEKSQGEVYRLKARLENAQGEQESLREEYDRAQASVARLHAERDKAIGELEKSQEELERTQATLGKAQLQQDKLQNLLDKTQSEVDKLQEKLDKTQTEVRRMQMEREKQNYDFENLQSQLDKALGQSTRMQKEREAIQLEVDRLQDKYEKAQVIMQRLQKERDSFQEEMEKMHERIELQQNQLGKMQREKENVLSELDLVKERWEKAHNTHQKLTLERDDALTEIQILKEKLEKAQYSLNKIHEERENTAKEFEKMLEKYDRGQSEVYRLQNRIDVMEADKDRLELEAEKQQMLAAKSREEARKAQEELARVQEMYDRAALQLGRTKEHEEKSKESIDRLSVDLEMVRERYEKSQIELRRLQNEREKVVADNERISFELERAHSQLNKAQAATEKTQEELARMQLEIEKMYEKHDRQQAEVRKAQSEAERLRAESESAREECERYATRFGKYQESQERQKEEHEWAKLEVERLRDRLEKALAELERARKAEQDASRLRADLERAEGVRGKYQYEQEKWQSEGSRLQQEVDKLRERLDGREAELKRTQSSNAELEAKLHEAQLQLERARDETGKASAQQERNRSEIERARIEAEKIRDRHDKIKSRAEALEADNEKLRVEIIRLERLMQTEGKTRSESASIEVERLRASLDKAIVARDQVELEAGRLAKELEKAHLQTTKYQEAAEATKKELERLAADVQLLREEREALRQELRRVQQQQQQQQQQQQLAGNEELARTQYELQLAQRERDKMAAILENREKHSEKMKEKLEADAKQLQVERDQLVIQLEKSQEMLVNFQQELSANEAELERQREEARRLQQRAHAQTPDRAAKEALDAQMREVQRLQQQVQSVQQAQQKERQRAEQAEKRVQELQKQLSSRGAETAQSDVAQLEQWRKLCETERQRADTAEREAGELQKRIQTTERQLHAHQQQIQQMQVTMQQQQQPSQQNGQEITRLKKELERSREEIKQATVERERFQAQLEMLCQELEKNQVDLHEANKKLQAGAAKAGVDTMQERKQLEEQRRHLEEQRRQTEERAKTIDQKARTTEEKERMLQSLDQDLKKRKARMDQLEQQLQKSGGAPDKRLAEMQKTLEAAERELEKAKEESSRSSAETERLLQLVQMTQEEQNSKEKQIRELQDALKTAQAKLKQATTAQQEAGPAGFLKSLF